In one window of Anser cygnoides isolate HZ-2024a breed goose chromosome 3, Taihu_goose_T2T_genome, whole genome shotgun sequence DNA:
- the LOC106032508 gene encoding serine/threonine-protein kinase Sgk1 isoform X2: MRGKEEKSSLKAFMKQRRMGLNDFIQKIATNSYACKHPEVQSILKISQPQEPELMNANPSPPPSPSQQINLGPSSNPHAKPSDFHFLKVIGKGSFGKVLLARHKAEEQFYAVKVLQKKAILKKKEEKHIMSERNVLLKNVKHPFLVGLHFSFQTADKLYFVLDYINGGELFYHLQRERCFLEPRARFYAAEIASALGYLHSLNIVYRDLKPENILLDSQGHIVLTDFGLCKENIEHNGTTSTFCGTPEYLAPEVLHKQPYDRTVDWWCLGAVLYEMLYGLPPFYSRNTAEMYDNILNKPLQLKPNITNSARHLLEGLLQKDRTKRLGAKEDFMEIKSHIFFSPINWDDLINKKITPPFNPNVSGPSDLRHFDPEFTDEPVPNSIGQSPDSILITASVKEAAEAFLGFSYAPPVDSFL; encoded by the exons ATGAGGGGCAAGGAGGAGAAGTCGTCGCTGAAAG CTTTCATGAAGCAGAGAAGAATGGGGCTGAATGACTTCATTCAGAAGATAGCCACCAACTCCTATGCATGCAAGCA CCCTGAAGTTCAGTCTATTCTGAAAATCTCCCAGCCTCAAGAGCCTGAACTTATGAATGCTAATCCTTCTCCTCCG ccCAGTCCTTCGCAGCAGATCAATCTTGGTCCATCATCCAACCCACATGCCAAACCGTCAGACTTCCATTTCTTAAAAGTGATTGGAAAAGGCAGTTTTGGGAAG GTTCTCCTTGCACGGCATAAGGCGGAAGAGCAGTTTTACGCTGTTAAAGtcctgcagaagaaagcaatCCTGAAAAAGAAGGAG gaaaagcaCATTATGTCAGAACGCAATGTCctgctgaaaaatgtgaaacacCCCTTCCTAGTCGGACTTCACTTCTCCTTCCAAACTGCAGACAAATTGTATTTTGTCCTAGACTACATCAATGGTGGAGAG TTGTTCTACCATCTCCAGAGGGAGCGTTGCTTCCTGGAACCAAGAGCCCGATTTTATGCTGCTGAAATTGCCAGTGCGTTGGGCTACCTGCACTCCCTGAACATAGTTTATCG TGACTTGAAGCCGGAGAATATTCTGCTTGATTCTCAAGGGCACATTGTCTTGACCGACTTCGGactttgcaaagaaaacatagaGCACAACGGCACAACCTCCACCTTCTGTGGCACACCCGAG TATCTTGCTCCTGAAGTTCTGCACAAGCAGCCCTACGACAGGACTGTGGACTGGTGGTGCCTTGGAGCAGTCTTGTATGAGATGCTTTATGGCCTG CCGCCCTTCTACAGCAGGAACACAGCAGAAATGTATGATAACATCTTGAACAAACCCTTGCAGCTGAAGCCAAATATTACCAACTCTGCTAGACATCTCCTGGAAGGCCTTTTGCAGAAGGATAGGACAAAGAGGCTTGGCGCCAAGGAGGACTTT ATGGAGATTAAGAGTCACATCTTCTTCTCCCCAATTAACTGGGATGATCTCATTAATAAGAAGATTACCCCCCCTTTTAACCCAAATGTG AGTGGCCCCAGTGACCTGCGGCACTTTGATCCTGAGTTTACAGATGAGCCAGTCCCCAACTCCATCGGCCAGTCTCCAGACAGCATCCTCATCACTGCCAGTGTCAAAGAAGCTGCTGAGGCTTTTTTGGGCTTCTCATATGCCCCACCCGTGGATTCTTTcttatga
- the LOC106032508 gene encoding serine/threonine-protein kinase Sgk1 isoform X1 — protein MTVKAAEASGPTLTYAKMRGMVAILIAFMKQRRMGLNDFIQKIATNSYACKHPEVQSILKISQPQEPELMNANPSPPPSPSQQINLGPSSNPHAKPSDFHFLKVIGKGSFGKVLLARHKAEEQFYAVKVLQKKAILKKKEEKHIMSERNVLLKNVKHPFLVGLHFSFQTADKLYFVLDYINGGELFYHLQRERCFLEPRARFYAAEIASALGYLHSLNIVYRDLKPENILLDSQGHIVLTDFGLCKENIEHNGTTSTFCGTPEYLAPEVLHKQPYDRTVDWWCLGAVLYEMLYGLPPFYSRNTAEMYDNILNKPLQLKPNITNSARHLLEGLLQKDRTKRLGAKEDFMEIKSHIFFSPINWDDLINKKITPPFNPNVSGPSDLRHFDPEFTDEPVPNSIGQSPDSILITASVKEAAEAFLGFSYAPPVDSFL, from the exons ATGACAGTGAAGGCAGCCGAGGCGTCGGGTCCCACCCTGACCTACGCCAAGATGAGGGGCATGGTGGCCATCCTCATCG CTTTCATGAAGCAGAGAAGAATGGGGCTGAATGACTTCATTCAGAAGATAGCCACCAACTCCTATGCATGCAAGCA CCCTGAAGTTCAGTCTATTCTGAAAATCTCCCAGCCTCAAGAGCCTGAACTTATGAATGCTAATCCTTCTCCTCCG ccCAGTCCTTCGCAGCAGATCAATCTTGGTCCATCATCCAACCCACATGCCAAACCGTCAGACTTCCATTTCTTAAAAGTGATTGGAAAAGGCAGTTTTGGGAAG GTTCTCCTTGCACGGCATAAGGCGGAAGAGCAGTTTTACGCTGTTAAAGtcctgcagaagaaagcaatCCTGAAAAAGAAGGAG gaaaagcaCATTATGTCAGAACGCAATGTCctgctgaaaaatgtgaaacacCCCTTCCTAGTCGGACTTCACTTCTCCTTCCAAACTGCAGACAAATTGTATTTTGTCCTAGACTACATCAATGGTGGAGAG TTGTTCTACCATCTCCAGAGGGAGCGTTGCTTCCTGGAACCAAGAGCCCGATTTTATGCTGCTGAAATTGCCAGTGCGTTGGGCTACCTGCACTCCCTGAACATAGTTTATCG TGACTTGAAGCCGGAGAATATTCTGCTTGATTCTCAAGGGCACATTGTCTTGACCGACTTCGGactttgcaaagaaaacatagaGCACAACGGCACAACCTCCACCTTCTGTGGCACACCCGAG TATCTTGCTCCTGAAGTTCTGCACAAGCAGCCCTACGACAGGACTGTGGACTGGTGGTGCCTTGGAGCAGTCTTGTATGAGATGCTTTATGGCCTG CCGCCCTTCTACAGCAGGAACACAGCAGAAATGTATGATAACATCTTGAACAAACCCTTGCAGCTGAAGCCAAATATTACCAACTCTGCTAGACATCTCCTGGAAGGCCTTTTGCAGAAGGATAGGACAAAGAGGCTTGGCGCCAAGGAGGACTTT ATGGAGATTAAGAGTCACATCTTCTTCTCCCCAATTAACTGGGATGATCTCATTAATAAGAAGATTACCCCCCCTTTTAACCCAAATGTG AGTGGCCCCAGTGACCTGCGGCACTTTGATCCTGAGTTTACAGATGAGCCAGTCCCCAACTCCATCGGCCAGTCTCCAGACAGCATCCTCATCACTGCCAGTGTCAAAGAAGCTGCTGAGGCTTTTTTGGGCTTCTCATATGCCCCACCCGTGGATTCTTTcttatga